The Vitis riparia cultivar Riparia Gloire de Montpellier isolate 1030 chromosome 10, EGFV_Vit.rip_1.0, whole genome shotgun sequence genome includes a region encoding these proteins:
- the LOC117923189 gene encoding uncharacterized protein LOC117923189, translating to MAPGKRPRPPIIPKQLEDNVNAAHKMTKNDIQRLSTDQLSQGQEGIPPLVQTSGTCRRLNTNLTVEMIFDTAQKRTRSGRIIGTSPIKEANRTPPNVQVDVAHTSLNRNSTTRKMTDNDSKRGGIDRQLQGVGNLENTTTNATLQANGTHSRHQNNSTSRRMTRSHSRIVGIDELMRGFGNVEDTIALQ from the exons ATGGCTCCTGGAAAAAGACCACGTCCACCTATCATACCTAAGCAGTTAGAGGATAATGTGAATGCAG CACATAAGATGACAAAGAATGACATTCAAAGACTTAGTACTGATCAACTCAGCCAAGGTCAAGAAGGTATTCCTCCGTTAGTGCAAACTAGTGGGACATGTAGGAGGTTAAACACCAACCTCACagtggaaatgatttttgaCACAG CACAAAAGAGGACACGAAGTGGAAGGATTATAGGTACAAGTCCAATCAAGGAAGCTAATAGAACTCCTCCAAATGTGCAAGTTGATGTTGCTCATACTAGCCTCAACAGAAACTCCACAA CACGTAAGATGACTGATAATGATAGCAAGAGAGGAGGCATAGACCGACAACTTCAAGGTGTTGGGAATCTAGAGAACACTACAACTAATGCGACATTGCAAGCCAATGGAACACATAGTAGGCATCAAAACAACTCCACAT CTCGAAGGATGACTCGTAGTCACAGTCGGATAGTTGGTATAGATGAACTCATGCGGGGTTTTGGGAATGTAGAGGACACCATAGCCCTGCAATAA